The Candidatus Palauibacter polyketidifaciens genome contains a region encoding:
- the metB gene encoding cystathionine gamma-synthase produces the protein MTHRSAARVASSPVTRAVRAGLGVDTAHRAVMPPIHLSTNFVFDAPGVYAKYDYTRTANPTRDLAAETIAELEGGCGAVITSSGMSAIAVSTRLLSAGDLLLAPRDCYGGSHRLFSAEANRGGYRVEFIDPWESASLELARRLRPRMIWIETPSNPRLRITDIAAWVRVARDIGAICVADNTFLSPVNQRPLEFGADLVVHSTTKFLNGHGDVVGGAVVAADEDLLEEIAWWTNVMGVSGAPFDSYLTLRGMRTLHARSCMHEANALRIVDLLDRSDVVTRVYHPSLPDHPGHDIARRQQTGWGSLVSFELRGGRAAVDAFVDVLEYFALAESLGGVESLVAHPWTMTHASMDEPARRAAGIGEGLLRLSVGIEACEDLEADLKRALSAAERPPARAARVPAAQR, from the coding sequence ATGACCCACCGCTCTGCCGCTCGCGTTGCCTCGTCCCCCGTCACACGCGCTGTGCGGGCGGGGCTTGGCGTCGACACCGCCCATCGGGCGGTCATGCCACCGATCCATCTCTCCACGAACTTCGTCTTCGACGCGCCGGGCGTATACGCGAAGTACGACTACACCCGCACAGCCAACCCGACGCGGGATCTCGCGGCCGAAACGATCGCCGAACTCGAGGGAGGGTGCGGTGCCGTGATCACGTCGTCAGGAATGTCGGCCATCGCCGTGTCGACGCGCCTGCTTTCAGCGGGCGATCTGCTCCTGGCGCCTCGCGACTGCTACGGAGGCAGCCACCGCCTCTTCTCCGCCGAGGCGAACCGTGGCGGGTATCGCGTCGAGTTCATCGACCCGTGGGAGTCCGCATCGCTCGAACTCGCGCGCCGACTCCGGCCCCGGATGATCTGGATCGAGACGCCCAGCAACCCACGCCTGCGGATCACCGACATCGCCGCGTGGGTGCGAGTGGCGCGCGACATCGGGGCGATCTGCGTGGCCGACAACACCTTCCTCTCGCCCGTCAACCAGCGCCCGTTGGAGTTCGGCGCCGATCTCGTCGTGCACTCGACGACGAAGTTCCTGAACGGCCACGGAGACGTGGTGGGCGGGGCGGTGGTCGCCGCGGATGAGGATCTGCTCGAAGAAATCGCCTGGTGGACCAACGTCATGGGTGTGTCGGGGGCTCCGTTCGACTCGTATCTGACGCTCAGGGGAATGCGGACCCTCCACGCGCGCAGCTGCATGCACGAGGCGAACGCGCTCCGCATCGTGGATCTGCTGGACCGCAGCGACGTCGTCACGCGCGTCTATCACCCGAGCCTGCCCGATCACCCGGGGCACGATATCGCGCGGCGGCAGCAGACGGGGTGGGGCAGCCTCGTTTCGTTCGAACTGCGCGGCGGACGGGCGGCGGTGGACGCCTTCGTGGACGTGCTCGAGTACTTCGCCCTGGCCGAGTCGCTGGGTGGCGTCGAGAGCCTGGTCGCGCACCCCTGGACGATGACGCACGCGTCGATGGATGAACCCGCCCGCCGGGCGGCGGGGATCGGCGAGGGACTGCTCCGGTTGTCCGTGGGGATCGAGGCCTGTGAGGACCTGGAGGCCGATCTGAAGCGGGCACTCTCGGCGGCTGAGCGTCCGCCAGCGCGTGCCGCGCGGGTGCCCGCGGCTCAACGTTGA